In one Lolium rigidum isolate FL_2022 chromosome 3, APGP_CSIRO_Lrig_0.1, whole genome shotgun sequence genomic region, the following are encoded:
- the LOC124697077 gene encoding RHOMBOID-like protein 12, mitochondrial: MAIRRRLLRVLRRAIPKPRPPPTPRRRFLHTPSILDAVAAAPSPSPNLFSRSSGSLPPLSAAAVVAESAPTAAAYLLELAETVLPAAQVVAALLSAWVHWRSTPEGPHGMVLTLVGANVAVHALCRLADPSFKMNHFATSLDNYNSGRLHTLLTSAFTHIHLDHLFKNMSTFYFFGSDIAGMFGPAFLLKLYVSGALTGSAFFLAEMACLAPREEGFGGWKTPMLGASAAVRATVFLEIFLYPKRMLYLHFCIPVPAAIAGAGFIGADLWRVKKGQSGVAGSAHLGGAFVAALVWAKLKGWI; the protein is encoded by the exons ATGGCCATCCGGAGGCGGCTCCTGCGCGTCCTCCGCCGTGCCATCCCAAAGCCCAGACCCCCACCCACCccccgccgccgcttcctccacACCCCCTCCAtcctcgacgccgtcgccgccgccccctccccgTCGCCTAACCTCTTCTCGCGCAGCTCCGGCTCGCTCCCGCCGCTGAGCGCTGCGGCCGTCGTGGCGGAGTCCGCCCCGACCGCCGCCGCGTACCTACTCGAGCTAGCTGAGACAGTGCTCCCCGCGGCCCAGGTCGTCGCCGCGCTTCTCTCAGCATG GGTGCACTGGAGGTCGACCCCTGAAGGCCCTCATGGCATGGTGCTCACGCTCGTCGGCGCCAATGTCGCCGTCCACGCGCTCTGCCGCCTGGCGGATCCCAGCTTCAAGATGAACCATTTCGCG ACTTCGCTGGACAATTACAACAGCGGCCGGCTGCACACATTGCTCACCAGCGCTTTCACCCACATACATCTTGACCACCTCTTCAAAAACATGAGCACCTTCTACTTCTTCGGCTCAGAC ATTGCCGGCATGTTTGGTCCTGCTTTTCTCTTAAAGTTGTATGTATCAGGAGCACTCACTGGATCTGCATTCTTCTTGGCAGAAATGGCTTGTCTAGCTCCACGGGAAGAG GGTTTTGGAGGATGGAAAACTCCTATGCTT GGTGCAAGTGCTGCAGTTAGGGCAACAGTTTTTCTTGAGATTTTTCTGTATCCAAAGAGAATGTTGTACTTACACTTCTGCATTCCTGTTCCAGCTGCAATAGCG GGAGCTGGTTTCATTGGTGCTGATTTGTGGAGGGTCAAGAAG GGTCAGAGTGGTGTGGCAGGTTCTGCTCATTTAGGGGGCGCCTTTGTCGCAGCGCTTGTGTGGGCAAAATTGAAGGGCTGGATCTGA